The Mytilus galloprovincialis chromosome 7, xbMytGall1.hap1.1, whole genome shotgun sequence genome has a window encoding:
- the LOC143083076 gene encoding phosphatidylserine synthase 2-like, with protein sequence MAAANNETDKVMRLHKATAYNWEAERNKYKDIQDDGTMSFFWQAHTILVLVLSSIALIYVTIFEETVDDSDYNMKRGIIAMLVTFLAVGVTQTPDGPLKRPHPAFWRLILCLSIAYELALVWLLFQTVHDARHILTHFDTKLGKALEQKSYGGSCLLFDPNNTDPFHNIWDKMDGFVTTHFFGWWLKTLILRDWWLCMVLSIMFELLEYTLEHQLPNFSECWWDHWIMDALVCNGLGIYLGLKSLKYLSMKHYHWRGMWNIPTYRGKMKRLALQFTPYSWTDFDWRPLSSLKRWLAMLAVIAIFLLAELNTFYLKFVLWIPPPHWINLLRLAFFLFMGAAAMREGFQYLDDPTCKKFGRQAWMIIAIIITEFLIVVKFDWKTISKPLPPHIAYFWILGLLLLIGWTIFKFYIYRDVKSDLPEKSETSNGNPVPIQKSQNNGNRELRSRSKVTKSN encoded by the exons ATGGCTGCTGCCAACAATGAAACAGACAAGGTCATGAGGCTCCATAAGGCAACTGCCTATAACTGGGAAGCTGAACGTAATAAATACAAAGACATTCAAGATGATGGAACTATGTCTTTTTTCTG GCAAGCCCATACTATACTGGTATTGGTACTGTCCAGTATTGCTCTGATATATGTTACAATATTTGAAGAGACTGTAGATGATTCAGATTACAACATGAAAAG GGGCATTATAGCAATGTTGGTGACATTTTTAGCAGTAGGTGTAACCCAGACTCCAGATGGTCCATTGAAAAGACCACATCCTG cattttggaGATTGATACTCTGTTTAAGTATAGCGTATGAACTGGCTTTGGTCTGGCTTTTATTCCAG ACTGTACATGATGCCAGACATATCCTAACACACTTTGATACCAAGCTTGGCAAGGCTCTGGAACAGAAGTCTTATGGTGGAAGCTGTTTGTTGTTTGATCCAAATAATACAGACCCATTCCATAATATCTGG GACAAAATGGATGGATTTGTTACTACTCATTTCTTTGGATGGTGGTTAAag ACTTTGATACTGAGAGATTGGTGGTTATGTATGGTATTAAGTATCATGTTTGAATTATTAGAGTACACCTTAGAACATCAATTACCAAACTTCAGTGAATGTTGGTGGGATCAT tgGATTATGGATGCTTTAGTCTGTAATGGTTTGGGTATATACCTTGGCTTGAAATCCTTAAAGTATCTATCCATGAAACATTATCATTGGAGAGGCATGTGGAATATACCAACTTACAG agGAAAAATGAAGCGATTAGCTTTACAGTTTACACCATATAGTTGGACAGATTTTGATTGGAGGCCACTGTCTAGTTTAAAAAGATGGCTAGCCATGTTAGCTGTTATTGCCATA TTTTTATTAGCGGAATTGAACACATTCTACCTCAAGTTTGTATTATGGATTCCTCCTCCCCATTGGATTAATCTACTCCGGCTAGCCTTCTTTTTATTTATGGGTGCTGCTGCTATGAGAGAAGGATTTCAGTATTTAGATGACCC AACCTGTAAGAAGTTTGGGCGACAAGCTTGGATGATAATtgccatcattataacagaattcctgattgtggtcaagtttgacTGGAAGACAATCAGTAAGCCTTTACCACCACACATAGCATATTTCTGGATTTTAGGTCTCTTATTACTTATTGGATGgacaatattcaaattttatatatatagagatgTCAAAAGTGATTTACCTGAAAAGTCTGAAACATCTAATGGAAATCCTGTGCCAATTCAGAAATCTCAAAATAACGGAAATCGGGAGTTACGATCGAGATCCAAAGTTACAAAATCAAATTAG